In a genomic window of Trichoderma atroviride chromosome 4, complete sequence:
- a CDS encoding uncharacterized protein (EggNog:ENOG41) encodes MIREKIRGALRICLYNNYDRVVIGDFGLGNGYRNPPKELAEIWRDIFLFDPDLRGQFSYVVFVFEDPTQNTTRLIHEEMAKKDRKGSSITKTKVPHGLGATDMDIFGHTFDPEEIERVLCRPDPRYGLDMITS; translated from the coding sequence ATGATACGGGAAAAGATCCGGGGCGCCCTTCGGATTTGCTTATACAACAATTACGATCGAGTTGTGATTGGCGATTTCGGCCTCGGCAATGGTTATCGCAACCCACCCAAGGAACTTGCGGAAATTTGGCGGGATATTTTCCTATTTGACCCTGATCTCCGTGGGCAGTTCTCCTAcgttgtctttgtctttgaagATCCCACGCAGAACACGACTCGCTTGATCCACGAGGAAATGGCCAAGAAAGACCGAAAGGGTAGCAGCATTACCAAGACAAAGGTGCCCCATGGCCTCGGCGCTACTGATATGGACATCTTTGGGCATACTTTTGACCCTGAGGAGATTGAGCGTGTTCTTTGCCGGCCAGATCCCCGGTACGGCCTTGACATGATTACTTCATGA